TAAATGTGTGCACATCAGCCATTACATACTAGTGTATCTACATACTCATGATACACTAGTAAAATCAGCTTTGTAATGTTGTGCAAATGATGATATCATGCATGACTACTTGTTGGGAACAGATATTACCTGCCATCAAAGCCAAGTGGCCCGATGGGGCAACTAAAGTTCTCAAGATACAACAAGACAATGCAAGACCACACATCAAAGACAATGATCCAGCTTTCAAAGAAGCTGCACAACAAAGTGGTTTCTCAATATCACTTGTGCAACAACCACCTAACTCACCTGACACTAATGTCAATGATTTGGGTTGGTTCCGAGCAATACAATCACTGCAAACTCAGACTGCATGCAAAAATGTGGATGATTTAGTGAATGCAGTGGTGCAATCATTCAATGAATTACAGCCACAGACTTTGGACAATGTTTTCCTAAGTCTTCATGGATGTTTCATGGAAATCATGAAAGTTCAGGGGCATAACACATACAAACTGCCCCACATGGGGAAAGCACATTTAAGGAGGACTAATCAACTTCCAAAGGATCTAGAAGTTCCAGTGGAGCTGGCTATGCAAGCAATTGCTTACATGCGGGACCAAGGGAGCAACGAGGGATTGGAGCTGATTGCTCAGTCATTAGGATTATGAAGGTATAGTAGAagcttttttgttttttggataGGCTGCCTTTGTACATGAATGATGCATTCAGTGAATACACATGAATGCACATATCATGCTAGTGTTTTGAATAGGCAGTCAATAGGTTGAAATGATgcattttgtgtttgaacaaTGTTGTATCTGTGCATAAATCATGGATGCTGTTTATCTAAATGCATGTAACTATCACAACAGCACCATCACCACCAAAATCAACAACACCATCACCACCACAAACAACAGCCCCATCACCACCAAATTCACAACATCAAAACCACCCCATAACCATCACCAACCATTATGCACAACATCAACAGGTCCATCAACAACCAAAGACAAATCACAGATCACACAAACATAACAAAAGATCACATATCAAAACACAAATGACAGCCCACTTACTATAGTCAGCATACACAAAGATCTCACCAACCAAATTACGGATCCAAGCAATTTTCACCGAAGAGTGCCTTCACCTCCCTTTCTGCCTCGGCCTTGTTTCTCTCCCATGCTTCCTTGTCAGCCTCGATGATGACATATCGCCTTACAAACTCTTCATCAGACATTACCGGGCTGTCAGTCACCTCATAGGAGGCGTCGCCTTCACCACTAGCAAGAACTCCGGTCGGGGTGGCGCGGCCTTCACCTCCAGATACGCAACCAGTCGGTGAGGCTTCGTCTTCACCACCAGCAACACCTCCGATAAGGGAGGCGCGGCCTTCACCGCCAGGTACGCCACCAGTCTGGGAGGCGCTGCCTACACCTCCAAATATGCAACCGACCGGAGTTCGGTTGCCGTCGACACCACCAGCAAGGCCTCCGGTTAGGGGAGAGGCCTTCACCGATGTGGGAACGGCCAGAGTCTCGGCGAGTTCGCCGATGTGGGAACGACATATGGACGAGAATAGATGGTGGATTAAGCCTTCATCATCTCGGGCCGATTGTCGAGATCTACGGCGGGAATTGCTCAAAATACGACCTCTCCCCCGGGAACTCGCCGAGATACGACCTCTTCTCCGGGAAGCGGACGAAATCAACCCTCTCCCGCGCGACCCGGCTGGAACGTGGGTGATGCGAGGGTTAATCCATCCCTCGCCATCAGGGTGGTTCAATCGGTCCATTGTGTGTGTCGGCGAAATCAGCGAGGATGAAAGCAGCGGATCTAGGGTTTGAGAATTGGggaagagagaaggaggagtAGTTTAGATGAGGGAGAGAAAGCAGACGCGTAAATGACCCACACCAAAATAGACGATTTGTTTCTccatttaattacactaattaaGTGTCATTAGGGAAGTTAAATAAAATACCTAAATCACCATTAAATCTCctaattctttccttttttggaaacgactcaactatgaagaaacttcccgaaatggtaaaatgactcaactatggcgaaacggagggagtaatattttacaAATGTTAAAATCCTTgaatataaactaataattttataatataataattttcttttgaatacgcaatttaatatttaacagaatgaaggtgttgaaaaagtgtggagaaagaaaggaaaaaaagttAAGTACTATTAATAATCAGTTTTAAAATGATtagtaagaaaataattaataacgCAAATGtcttttatataatttatttttttagtattgaaaagaataaaaagagGATTAAAAAATGTggataaagataaaaataagaaaataactACTTTTAATCATCAACCTTAAGAAAAGATTAATCTAGGACTCAAGGTAATAAATCACGCATAGTTACTAATAAATgctgtttaaaattttaaaatctggataaagagaagaaaataatgaaaaacaaaaaaaaggaggAAGCACTGCGTTTAATTCACCGAAGGCTGCGTTTTGGGAACAGCATTGTATGCTGTGTTTTTCTACAGTTCTACATTCTTCACAATCCCCAATTTCTCCCTCATTGTAGCTCTCTCGGgagaggatcccctgctgtgcacaaATCACAGCAGGGCCCTGCTGCCCCATACACcaccattttttattattttttttttataaaataaaaataaaaatttaatatattttaaaattgtttatGAGGGGCAGCAGGCCCTGCTGTGATttgtgcacagcaggggatcctctcCCAGCTCTCTCCAAATCGACACATCGCAGCAAAAGCACATTTTCACAGACGTATACACATATATGTGTATGTAATGCTGCTACCTTTTACGACCACATCCGCCTAAATTTGAATCGCTAGGGTTTAGAATACACAGCGCTTACGCATATTTGGGAACGAGTTGAATGTCACTTCAGATTTGGAAGTGAAATTGAAGTTAACAGTGACTTGAGGCTTTCACAAAGCTACGGTTTTCGTCCCGCATTCGTCGATTTACTACAATGGATTCAGTGCCTTCGCCATTGCCACTTGCCGTGAGAGATGGATCGCCGGAAGCGGCGGCGATGGCGGAGTTAGCTAAGGAGGCTGCTTTACTCTTTCAGGCTGGAAACTTTGTGAATTGTTTGAGAGTATTGAATCAATTGTTGCAGAAGAAAGCGGACGATCCCAAGGTAATTTTTGAAACGAATCAACTTCTGCTCCTGAGAATCCAAGTTGGTTTGTTTGAGCATTGCACAACTGCACATACTGCTGGTAAACATGTTGATTAAGTTGATGAAACAAATAACCGTTGCTTAATAACATTATTTTGCTGCTTTCGGAATTCAATAGTGGTCGTGGGATGGATCCAACTATCCCTTTGATGATTGCTGAAAATTAGGCTCACGGTTGGTTTTAGCTTACTAGGGCGTGTGGACTGTTTAGCAGGGACAGACAGTTGGCGTTGTTTGTAATCAAATAATTATGTGAATGGATTTTTGTGTCTCACTCAGATGGTGAACTGCACTAGACCTTTTTCTTGTTCTTGATACTGACATAAAATGTGAACACCTTCGTGATCAAAGTGAATGAGAGGAAATTCTGAATGCAGCAATCTAAACAGAAATGAAATGTTTCACTTCAATTCTAGCTTAACTTGACCCGATGAAGTGATTGTCGGACTAGGATGGGGAAACAGATTTTGCTTGATACCCTGTTGAT
This portion of the Salvia splendens isolate huo1 chromosome 10, SspV2, whole genome shotgun sequence genome encodes:
- the LOC121752706 gene encoding uncharacterized protein LOC121752706 encodes the protein MGHQEYSSEFKNQVVQFIIGRCVGIVPPRGTLKEAQLKFKISRQTCTRWWNAAKKQQQRGQSMQLLDRILNKIKFRNMYNTIHIDEKWPLFGVNGEVLFDGKIGIFPFTKQVPAKRSSKNRMACTLETKPIESITKDVTRDSLINKILPAIKAKWPDGATKVLKIQQDNARPHIKDNDPAFKEAAQQSGFSISLVQQPPNSPDTNVNDLGWFRAIQSLQTQTACKNVDDLVNAVVQSFNELQPQTLDNVFLSLHGCFMEIMKVQGHNTYKLPHMGKAHLRRTNQLPKDLEVPVELAMQAIAYMRDQGSNEGLELIAQSLGL